In the genome of Raphanus sativus cultivar WK10039 chromosome 4, ASM80110v3, whole genome shotgun sequence, one region contains:
- the LOC108854806 gene encoding berberine bridge enzyme-like 21, giving the protein MNTHSFRPKNKKSPRFYFICHFSPNFFLNALNISIQIWFQLTNTNIFRNIFSLSSVINKQVSTVQNTTRDPRRISISFHFITTMPRTYLSVVFFLLFLSLPLSSLSQPSHSVYNSFLKCFSMRTRTPQAQIAKNVFSPTNPSYTSVLRAYIRNARFNTSSTPKPTIIVTPRSYSHVSAAVLCSKPLNFVFKIRSGGHDYDGLSYVSDKPFFVLDMSNLRDVSVNIADQTAWISAGATLGEVYYKIWEKSRVHGFPAGICPTVGVGGHLSGGGYGNMVRKYGLSVDHLIDAKIVDVWGRVLDRRGMGEDLFWAISGGGGGSYGVVLGYKIKLVPVPKTVTVFRVEQYMDSGAVDMVHKWQYVGPKTDRNLFMRMLIQPVTRKKVKTVRASVVALFLGRADDVVSLLDKELPELALKKENCTEMTWMQSALWWDNDKNATETDPKVFLDRNLDSSSFGKRKSDYVAREIPRDGIESLFKKMIELGKIGLVFNPYGGRMAEIAEDATPFPHRNMLYKIQYSVNWKESSPEIEKGFLNQAKELHSFMTRFVSMSPRSAYLNYRDVDIGVNDQGKDSYKEGEVYGRMYFGKNFDRLVKIKTKVDPGNFFRNEQSIPTLPRKS; this is encoded by the coding sequence ATGAATACCCATAGTTTTAGACCAAAGAATAAAAAGTCTCCTCGGTTCTATTTTATTTGCCACTTCTcgccaaatttttttttaaacgcgTTAAACATTTCAATTCAAATTTGGTTTCAATTAACGAATACAAATATTTTCCGAAacatcttctctctctcatcgGTTATAAATAAACAAGTAAGCACAGTACAAAACACAACACGAGACCCAAGAAGAATCTCAATCTCATTTCATTTCATTACCACAATGCCGCGAACCTATCTCTCTGTCgttttcttcctcctcttcctctctctaCCTCTCTCCTCCCTCTCTCAACCATCGCACTCCGTCTACAACTCGTTCCTCAAATGCTTCTCCATGAGAACGAGAACCCCACAAGCCCAAATCGCCAAGAACGTCTTCTCTCCGACCAACCCTTCCTACACCTCCGTCCTCCGCGCTTACATCCGAAACGCGAGGTTCAACACCTCCTCAACTCCCAAACCGACCATCATCGTCACTCCTCGCTCATACAGCCACGTCAGCGCCGCCGTCCTCTGCTCGAAGCCCTTGAACTTCGTCTTCAAGATCCGAAGCGGCGGACACGACTACGACGGTCTCTCCTACGTCTCCGACAAACCGTTTTTCGTCCTCGACATGTCGAACCTCCGCGACGTATCCGTTAACATCGCCGATCAGACGGCGTGGATCTCCGCCGGAGCGACACTCGGCGAGGTTTACTATAAAATCTGGGAGAAAAGCAGAGTCCACGGATTCCCCGCCGGAATTTGTCCGACGGTCGGCGTCGGCGGTCACTTGAGCGGCGGCGGGTACGGTAACATGGTGAGGAAGTACGGTTTGTCGGTGGATCACTTGATCGACGCGAAGATCGTCGACGTGTGGGGCCGTGTTTTGGACCGGAGAGGGATGGGAGAGGATCTCTTCTGGGCGATCTCaggcggaggaggagggagCTACGGCGTCGTTTTGGGTTACAAGATCAAGCTCGTTCCCGTACCGAAGACAGTTACGGTGTTCAGAGTGGAGCAGTATATGGACTCCGGAGCGGTGGATATGGTTCACAAGTGGCAGTACGTCGGTCCGAAAACCGACAGGAATCTGTTCATGAGGATGCTGATTCAGCCCGTGACGAGGAAGAAGGTGAAGACGGTGAGAGCTTCGGTGGTTGCTCTGTTCTTAGGCAGAGCAGACGACGTCGTTTCGCTTCTAGATAAGGAGCTTCCTGAGCTGGCTTTAAAGAAGGAGAACTGTACGGAGATGACGTGGATGCAGTCTGCTTTGTGGTGGGATAACGATAAGAACGCTACTGAGACCGATCCTAAAGTGTTTCTCGATCGGAACCTCGACTCCTCTAGCTTCGGGAAGAGGAAGTCTGATTACGTTGCGAGGGAGATTCCTAGAGATGGGATTGAGTCTCTGTTCAAGAAGATGATCGAGTTAGGAAAGATCGGATTGGTTTTCAATCCTTACGGTGGGAGAATGGCGGAGATTGCGGAGGACGCAACGCCGTTCCCCCACCGGAATATGCTTTACAAGATTCAGTACTCTGTGAACTGGAAAGAGTCGTCTCCGGAGATTGAGAAGGGTTTCTTGAACCAGGCTAAAGAGCTTCACAGTTTCATGACCAGGTTTGTGAGCATGAGCCCTAGAAGTGCTTACTTGAACTATCGAGATGTTGATATCGGGGTGAACGATCAGGGGAAGGATAGCTACAAGGAAGGAGAGGTTTATGGAAGAATGTATTTTGGAAAGAACTTTGATCGgttagttaaaattaaaaccaaGGTTGATCCTGGGAACTTCTTTAGGAATGAACAGAGTATACCTACCTTGCCACGCAAGTCATAA